A genome region from Ignavibacteriota bacterium includes the following:
- a CDS encoding Rieske 2Fe-2S domain-containing protein translates to MQEQPQPTEQPRRSFLKYVLTGGLVAWAGSVLYPILAYLKPPIQPEVEVSSVKAGKLADIPKESGTIIKFGSKPVILVRSAKDELRAFDATCTHLDCTVQYNKDKGMLWCACHNGTYDLTGRNVGGPPPRPLEEYRVITQGEEVLISKKS, encoded by the coding sequence ATGCAAGAACAACCTCAACCGACTGAACAGCCGCGGCGCAGTTTTCTCAAGTACGTCCTTACGGGCGGACTTGTCGCGTGGGCTGGTTCGGTTTTATATCCCATCTTAGCGTATCTCAAACCACCGATACAACCGGAAGTGGAAGTATCGAGTGTGAAAGCAGGAAAACTTGCCGACATACCGAAAGAGAGCGGTACGATTATCAAATTCGGGTCGAAGCCGGTTATTCTCGTTCGCTCGGCGAAAGATGAACTCCGCGCCTTCGATGCGACATGCACGCACCTCGATTGTACCGTTCAGTACAACAAAGATAAAGGAATGTTATGGTGCGCGTGTCATAACGGAACGTATGATTTGACAGGAAGGAATGTCGGCGGTCCGCCACCGCGCCCGCTTGAAGAATACCGCGTCATTACTCAAGGAGAGGAGGTACTCATTTCGAAGAAATCATGA